The Chryseobacterium sp. 52 genome includes a region encoding these proteins:
- a CDS encoding helix-turn-helix domain-containing protein: MPIIVNLDVMLAKRKMQSKELAEKLGITPVNLSILKTGKAKGVRFDTLEAICKILECQPGDILEYKE; this comes from the coding sequence ATGCCAATTATAGTCAACTTAGATGTCATGCTAGCCAAACGAAAAATGCAGAGTAAAGAATTGGCAGAAAAACTAGGGATCACCCCCGTTAACCTCTCCATTCTTAAGACCGGAAAAGCAAAAGGGGTCCGTTTCGATACCCTGGAGGCCATCTGTAAAATTTTAGAATGTCAACCCGGAGATATCCTTGAGTATAAAGAGTAG
- a CDS encoding TfoX/Sxy family protein has product MAYDLELADRLRERLSEIPGIDIEEKKMFSGLSFLVNGKMCINISHDHLMCRYNPDLEDEVSERIGFQPMMMKGKQLKGYCYVEQSGFQRKPDFEYWIKICLDYNATAKASKKR; this is encoded by the coding sequence ATGGCTTATGATCTTGAACTGGCTGACAGACTGCGGGAAAGGCTTTCTGAAATCCCCGGTATTGATATAGAGGAAAAGAAAATGTTCAGCGGATTATCTTTTCTGGTAAATGGCAAAATGTGCATCAATATAAGTCATGATCATCTCATGTGTCGCTATAATCCTGATCTGGAAGATGAAGTTTCGGAAAGGATAGGGTTTCAGCCGATGATGATGAAAGGAAAACAGCTTAAAGGCTACTGTTATGTTGAACAGTCCGGCTTCCAAAGAAAACCGGACTTTGAGTATTGGATCAAAATCTGTCTGGATTATAATGCAACAGCAAAGGCTTCCAAAAAGAGATAA
- a CDS encoding DNA polymerase beta superfamily protein — MTIQHLKTNNLILFEAISGSRAFGLATENSDTDIRGVYYLPKEEFYGLNYIPQISNETNDITYYEMGRFVELLQKNNPNILEMLASPEDSILQKHPLMDMLKAEDFLSKLCKDTFAGYAVSQIKKAKGLNKKILNPIEKERKSVLDFCVILEGAGSVSLKKWLSENGKMQEKCGLVNIGNTKGMYALFYDKSDVLGYKGIIQQQEANQVSLSSIPKGEHSAAYLFCNLDAYSTYCKDYKDYWKWVSERNEDRYNVNQEHGQNYDSKNMMHTIRLLQSCEHIFKTGSMQIRVTNRDELLDIKSGNQSYESLLQKAEDLVKSIEHYHAVSVLPDTPDLAKTMEILVEIRERLYS; from the coding sequence GCGCCTTTGGATTGGCAACAGAAAACTCGGATACTGATATCCGGGGCGTATATTATCTGCCGAAAGAAGAATTTTATGGGTTGAACTATATTCCTCAGATTTCGAATGAAACAAACGATATCACCTATTATGAGATGGGAAGATTTGTAGAATTATTGCAGAAAAACAATCCTAATATTCTGGAAATGCTGGCAAGTCCGGAAGATAGTATTTTACAGAAACATCCATTGATGGATATGCTGAAAGCTGAAGATTTCCTTTCAAAATTATGTAAAGATACTTTTGCAGGATATGCTGTTTCACAGATTAAAAAGGCCAAAGGACTCAATAAAAAGATCCTCAACCCAATAGAAAAAGAAAGAAAATCTGTTCTTGATTTCTGTGTTATTCTTGAAGGTGCAGGTTCCGTTTCCCTGAAAAAATGGTTGTCAGAAAACGGAAAAATGCAGGAAAAGTGCGGGCTGGTCAATATTGGAAATACTAAAGGAATGTATGCTCTGTTTTACGATAAATCAGATGTTTTAGGATACAAAGGAATCATCCAGCAACAAGAAGCCAACCAGGTTTCTCTGTCTTCCATTCCTAAAGGTGAACATTCAGCCGCGTATCTTTTCTGCAATCTGGATGCCTACTCCACGTACTGCAAAGACTATAAAGATTACTGGAAATGGGTTTCCGAACGCAATGAAGACCGCTACAATGTCAACCAGGAACATGGCCAGAACTATGACAGCAAAAACATGATGCATACCATCAGGCTGCTGCAGTCCTGTGAGCATATTTTTAAAACAGGCTCTATGCAGATCCGTGTAACCAACCGTGATGAACTTTTAGATATTAAATCAGGAAATCAATCCTATGAAAGTTTGTTGCAGAAAGCAGAGGATCTTGTCAAGTCGATTGAACATTATCATGCTGTTTCTGTTCTTCCGGATACCCCGGATCTGGCAAAAACAATGGAAATTTTAGTGGAAATAAGAGAGAGATTATACAGCTAA
- a CDS encoding ABC transporter ATP-binding protein — MNTLSINNLSLIYKNGYQAVKDISLDIKNGMFGLLGPNGAGKSSLMKTIVGLQKPTSGNIIFNGTDVSKDPDYIKQNLGFLPQDFGVYPKVSAYDLLEHIAVLKGITSKTERKSQILNLLEKVNLSDFRNKEVHTFSGGMKQRFGVAQALLGNPKIIIVDEPTAGLDPEERNRFNSLLNDISKDVIVILSTHLVEDVRNLCSEMAVMNKGQILRQGKPGELIAELENRIWSKPIDKTELENYHTSHEIISRQLIERELHITVFSEEQPKDFDAVHPLLEHVYFHSLTQKP, encoded by the coding sequence ATGAATACCTTATCTATCAACAATCTCAGCCTCATCTACAAAAACGGCTATCAGGCGGTTAAAGACATATCGCTTGATATAAAAAACGGTATGTTTGGCTTGCTGGGTCCAAATGGTGCCGGGAAATCTTCCTTAATGAAAACCATTGTAGGACTGCAGAAACCGACTTCCGGAAATATTATTTTTAATGGAACAGATGTTTCCAAAGATCCGGATTACATCAAACAGAATCTTGGCTTTCTTCCGCAGGATTTTGGGGTCTATCCAAAAGTTTCCGCGTATGATCTACTGGAACATATCGCTGTATTAAAAGGAATCACAAGCAAAACAGAGCGTAAATCTCAGATTCTGAACCTGCTTGAAAAAGTGAATCTTTCGGATTTCAGAAACAAAGAGGTTCATACTTTTTCCGGAGGGATGAAACAGCGTTTCGGGGTAGCTCAGGCCCTGCTGGGAAATCCTAAAATCATTATTGTGGACGAACCCACGGCAGGTCTGGACCCTGAAGAACGCAACCGCTTCAACTCTCTGCTGAATGACATCAGTAAAGACGTTATCGTCATCCTTTCTACGCATCTCGTGGAAGATGTCAGAAATCTATGTTCGGAAATGGCGGTCATGAACAAGGGACAGATCCTCAGACAGGGAAAGCCCGGCGAATTAATTGCTGAACTGGAAAACAGGATCTGGTCAAAACCGATTGACAAAACTGAACTGGAGAATTACCATACCAGTCACGAGATCATCAGCCGTCAGCTGATCGAAAGAGAACTTCACATTACTGTATTTTCGGAAGAACAGCCTAAGGATTTTGATGCTGTACACCCTCTTCTGGAACACGTTTACTTCCATTCTCTCACCCAAAAACCATAA
- a CDS encoding DUF2975 domain-containing protein produces MNQTKIISKALYYICSILSAGYLLVLVYSIFCLATGFAVTPYKNNQFLHINLPFTEQPFLNIEDNYPYIIFSFLLVLTSYGIFFWLSAIVFKVFFQSKLFTKEHILQLKRFYIYNIFIPLPVVILASFFVEVESMIWGLVFIHFMLGIFCLFLANIFKQGLHLQNEQDLFI; encoded by the coding sequence ATGAACCAGACCAAAATTATTTCGAAGGCTCTATATTATATCTGCTCCATATTGTCGGCCGGTTATCTGCTTGTATTAGTCTACTCCATTTTCTGCCTGGCAACAGGTTTTGCAGTGACCCCTTACAAGAACAATCAGTTTCTGCATATCAATTTACCATTTACAGAACAGCCGTTTCTGAATATTGAGGATAATTATCCGTACATCATTTTCTCATTCCTTTTGGTTTTAACTTCCTATGGAATTTTCTTCTGGCTGTCAGCTATTGTGTTTAAAGTATTTTTTCAGTCAAAACTGTTTACAAAAGAACACATCCTTCAGCTTAAGCGATTTTACATATATAATATTTTCATTCCACTGCCGGTTGTCATTTTGGCCAGTTTTTTTGTGGAAGTGGAAAGTATGATATGGGGACTGGTTTTTATCCACTTCATGCTTGGAATTTTCTGTCTGTTTCTTGCGAATATCTTTAAGCAAGGACTACATTTGCAAAACGAACAAGACCTATTTATATAA
- a CDS encoding ABC transporter permease/M1 family aminopeptidase, which translates to MNAIFLFEAGRIPKHWPAYLITFILVCIGIFCGSQFNLSIGDKIYLNSPYSIGFMTGMLSLSIIFIAVIYAVQMLFKDQDSKFDLVLFSFPFSKWTYLSGKFSMYFLQTFLSFLFLMTGFLIGQMMRTGSEMQPYFNIGYYLYPILVFGLINSFFVCSFLFFVSLITKKKLLVVVGGLLLYVLYMVVLVFSNSPFMAASLPQSLETQQISALVDPFGLSSYFLEAKAFSVHQKNTSLVPFTGYLFMNRIIFIVIAILLLLFTYRLFSFSNISKQKKEKFNFVSENTTAPTFIYILSQIHFGRKNAFKAVLSYAKIDLIYLFRSITIPAVSLLLLFFVGMEMYAEIEKGIRLPQKYAGSGLMASTISENFPLFGFLIAAYFINDLYWRSRSSGFSLIENTTFFSKSKMAGHYISISVLMLFFTGILIAEGILFQAAYQYLHIDWNAYLGVFVFNTFPLILFSGLILLINDNIRNKFIALGLSVLAVFLLTGSASGKILPYPLLRIFSDFTGSYSDFNGYGVYIYAFMERLLFGAGVVSFLWMIHKRIRTKKITRSPFIFSLFLLFSGIFAGIHFMKGYIPKNEGKILLQSVRYEKDFRRYENLPQPEITDVTTEIKLYPSKNSYEITGKYILTNSTDQSMDKILVNFNADIKLESAVFQANSESIQISEHITEVILKQPIKPGGTAQLDFKISYKWYAVNGHQSFNAIIEDGSFMRISRYYPVIGYQKDYELQDEELRKKNNLVKLAELKKPEAPEVLKKDFINLDMTVSTEGDQTAIGTGDLVKKWIHSGRNYFRYTAESIPFRFAVSSADYQVKSLLYKGITVNLFYHKNHIENVDHLLENAKITLDYCIRNFGKYPFKTVNFAEISSFTRGFAATAYPSAIFMPEDMVFHANIHADKEQDVINELAGHELSHLWWGNSQINPDDREGAVMLTETLAMYTEMMLYQKMHGKAKMEERIKVHQQIYDNEKGLSENVPIYKVTGDKAHISYSKGAVAMVKLSELIGEEKVNEALRNFLQNNQYPKKPSSLDLLRELYKVCPDDDSRKQVDRLFKTI; encoded by the coding sequence ATGAACGCCATATTTTTATTCGAAGCCGGACGCATTCCCAAGCACTGGCCAGCCTATCTTATCACCTTTATACTGGTATGTATCGGAATTTTCTGCGGAAGCCAGTTCAACCTGAGTATCGGAGATAAGATCTATCTGAACTCACCGTATAGCATTGGTTTTATGACCGGAATGCTCAGCCTTTCCATTATTTTTATTGCCGTTATTTATGCTGTTCAAATGCTTTTTAAGGATCAGGATTCAAAATTTGATCTTGTGCTGTTTTCTTTTCCTTTTTCTAAATGGACCTATCTGAGTGGAAAATTCAGCATGTATTTTCTGCAGACTTTTTTAAGTTTTTTATTTTTAATGACGGGCTTCCTCATAGGGCAAATGATGCGGACAGGAAGTGAAATGCAGCCTTATTTCAATATAGGATATTATCTGTATCCAATACTTGTTTTCGGTTTGATCAACTCTTTTTTTGTATGCAGTTTTCTGTTTTTTGTTTCATTAATAACGAAGAAAAAATTACTGGTTGTGGTAGGCGGACTGTTGCTTTATGTGCTGTATATGGTGGTTCTGGTCTTTTCCAACTCTCCATTTATGGCGGCCAGCTTACCTCAATCCTTAGAAACACAGCAAATCTCTGCTCTTGTTGATCCATTCGGGTTGTCGTCTTATTTTCTAGAGGCCAAAGCATTTTCTGTTCATCAAAAAAACACATCGCTCGTTCCTTTTACAGGATATTTATTCATGAACAGAATTATTTTTATTGTCATTGCAATATTACTTCTGCTCTTTACTTACCGATTATTCTCTTTTTCAAATATTTCAAAACAAAAAAAGGAGAAATTCAATTTTGTTTCTGAAAATACAACGGCTCCAACATTCATTTACATCTTATCACAAATACATTTTGGCAGAAAAAATGCTTTCAAAGCGGTATTATCTTATGCAAAGATTGATTTAATTTACCTTTTCAGAAGTATTACCATTCCTGCCGTTTCCCTATTGCTTTTGTTCTTTGTCGGAATGGAAATGTATGCCGAAATAGAAAAAGGGATCCGTCTTCCGCAAAAGTATGCAGGCTCCGGCCTTATGGCGTCTACTATTTCAGAAAATTTCCCATTATTCGGGTTTTTGATTGCTGCTTATTTCATTAATGACTTGTATTGGAGAAGCCGCTCATCCGGATTTTCTCTGATTGAAAACACAACATTCTTTTCAAAAAGTAAAATGGCAGGACATTATATTTCGATCAGTGTCCTGATGCTTTTTTTCACCGGAATTTTAATTGCAGAAGGGATTCTATTTCAGGCAGCTTATCAGTATCTCCATATTGACTGGAATGCTTATCTAGGAGTTTTTGTATTCAATACTTTTCCGTTGATCCTGTTCTCAGGACTTATCCTGTTGATTAATGATAATATCCGAAACAAATTTATTGCCTTAGGACTCTCTGTTCTTGCCGTATTTCTTCTGACTGGGTCGGCTTCAGGTAAAATACTTCCTTATCCCCTCCTCAGAATATTTTCTGATTTTACAGGCAGCTATAGTGATTTTAATGGATACGGAGTGTATATCTATGCTTTCATGGAAAGACTTTTATTCGGTGCCGGAGTCGTTTCATTTTTATGGATGATTCATAAGAGGATCAGAACAAAAAAAATTACCCGAAGTCCTTTTATTTTCAGTCTCTTTTTACTTTTTTCAGGGATTTTTGCCGGAATTCATTTTATGAAAGGCTACATTCCCAAAAATGAAGGAAAAATATTACTTCAGTCCGTCCGGTATGAAAAAGATTTCCGCAGATACGAGAATCTTCCTCAGCCGGAAATTACAGATGTTACGACTGAAATTAAATTATATCCTTCAAAGAATTCATACGAAATCACCGGGAAATATATCCTTACCAATTCTACAGATCAGTCAATGGATAAGATCCTTGTGAATTTTAATGCAGATATAAAATTAGAGTCCGCTGTTTTCCAGGCCAATTCTGAATCAATACAAATTTCTGAACATATAACTGAAGTTATCTTAAAACAACCGATAAAACCCGGAGGAACCGCTCAGCTTGATTTCAAAATATCTTACAAATGGTACGCTGTGAATGGTCATCAATCTTTCAATGCTATTATAGAAGACGGTTCTTTTATGAGAATCAGCAGATATTATCCGGTGATCGGATATCAAAAAGATTATGAACTTCAGGATGAAGAACTGAGGAAGAAAAATAACCTCGTAAAACTGGCAGAGCTAAAAAAACCGGAAGCTCCGGAAGTCTTAAAAAAAGATTTTATCAATTTAGATATGACCGTTTCTACAGAAGGAGATCAGACTGCAATAGGTACAGGAGATCTGGTGAAAAAATGGATCCATTCCGGAAGAAACTATTTCAGGTATACAGCTGAAAGTATTCCGTTCCGTTTTGCGGTTTCTTCTGCAGATTACCAAGTGAAGAGTCTCTTATACAAAGGCATTACCGTCAATCTTTTTTATCATAAAAATCATATTGAAAATGTGGATCATCTCCTTGAAAACGCAAAGATCACTTTAGATTACTGCATTCGGAATTTTGGAAAATATCCTTTTAAAACTGTGAATTTTGCAGAAATATCATCTTTTACCAGAGGTTTTGCAGCAACCGCCTATCCGTCTGCTATTTTTATGCCCGAAGACATGGTTTTTCACGCCAATATTCATGCGGATAAAGAACAGGATGTGATCAATGAGCTGGCCGGACATGAGCTTTCCCATTTATGGTGGGGAAACAGTCAGATTAATCCTGACGACAGAGAAGGTGCAGTAATGCTTACCGAAACATTGGCCATGTATACGGAAATGATGCTGTATCAAAAGATGCACGGCAAAGCGAAAATGGAGGAAAGAATAAAGGTCCATCAGCAGATCTATGATAATGAAAAAGGCTTGTCCGAAAATGTTCCGATTTATAAAGTTACCGGAGATAAAGCGCATATTTCGTATTCAAAAGGAGCTGTAGCTATGGTAAAACTAAGTGAGCTGATTGGTGAGGAAAAGGTTAATGAAGCCTTAAGAAATTTCCTTCAGAACAATCAGTATCCCAAGAAGCCTTCTTCATTGGATCTGCTCAGGGAATTGTATAAAGTCTGCCCTGATGATGACTCAAGAAAACAGGTAGACCGATTATTTAAAACCATATAA